TTGTAAAGTCGGCTCATCAAGCAAATATTACTCCAATCGAAATAACGTTGGATAGTGTTGATCGAATTTATAGAAATCAAAGCCGAAAAGAAGTCTTGTCGATTTCTCTTCACGGAGACTATAAATACAGTACATTAAAAAATACAACAGATGAGTTAGATACACAGAACGATGTTTTTGTAGAAGTAATATCAAGGTATCACAATGATAAGAATCTTATCGTAATTGGGTATAGCGGAAGAGATAAGTCATTAATGAAAGCACTTACCCAAGCATACAGCCAAAAGGGCTCAGGTCGATTGTATTGGTGCGGTTATGGTCATCAAATAACAGATGAAATAAAACTACTTATTGAAACTGCTCGGGAAAATGGAAGAGAAGCTTTTTTTATTCCAACAGATGGATTTGATAAGACATTATTGCATTTAAGTAAAGCTTGTTTTGAGAATGAAAAATCTTCTTTGGATAAAATAGCTGAGATACTATCAAGTTCACAAATAGAAGAACTAGAGACAACTAATTTCTCTCATAATATTACAAGAACAGATAAGTACATAAAAAGTAATCTACATCCAGTAGTATTCCCAAAAGAAGTATTTCAATTTGAATATGATTACAAAGATGAAAAACCTTGGTCGACTTTAAAAGAATTAACAAAAGACAAAGACATTTGTGCAGTGCCTTATAAGCGTAAAGTCTTTGCATTAGGTACATTATCATCAATAAATAATGTCTTTGGTAATGGACTTAAAGGTCAAATTTTGCGAGTTCCCATATCTAAAAAGGATGTTGAGAATGTTACAAGTTTCAAATCTCGTATGTTACAAGCTATTGTTAAGACATTTTCCAATAATGACATAATTGAATCAAATGGCAAAGACAAAATATGGCTCGCCCGAAGTAATAATACTGTAATCCAAAATGAACAGTCTGTTCAGGTACATAAGTCTATTTATCTATCCTTGTTTTTTGATTACAGAAATAAATATGCATTTTTAACTTTCAAACCTACAGTGCATTTAACCAGTGAGCAGGAAATATCAAAAGAAATAAAACAAAACCTGAGTAAAGTATCGTTAGAAAAACTGTTCAACAAACAATATGATGAATTACTAGAAAACTGGAAACAACTTCTTTTTAAGAATAGTAGATTAATTTTTGAATATCCAAGTAATACAGGTACTGGTTTTGAATTTTCAATATCGCAAAATACTGCATTTGCTGAGATAATGGTATTAGATTCAAATTTTCGTGCATATCATCCTGCTAAATACAATAAAAAATTCACACAACATAAAGGAATTCAGTTTTTAGAACCGCAATTAATATTTACAAATAATAATTCAAATCAACCAACAAAGGATTTTCATCCAATGAGGGCTCTTACAAATCATAAACCATTTGATTTTCCATTAAATGGTACACTCTACTCTAATGAGATAAGCCTTGGTGTTATTTGTGGTAAAAAATATTCTAATAGTTTTTATGGTTTTCTTAATTCTCTGAATCAGAAACATATCTCAAATGTCAATACTGATTATTTGATGGATTATCCTGGTTTTGCAGCAGCCTATAATATACCAATTAATATTCCACTCCCAGAGGATTCATTCAAATGGATCGACATTAATATTGACCATAATGATGGTGATATTAAAGATATCGCAATTAAACTTGCTAGGTTAATCACATCAAAAATTGACCATCTTTCTAATAGCCAAAGTCAACATACAATTGTAATTTTTATACCAGAAGAATGGCAAGCTTATGAATCATATGATTTGGACGGAGAATCTTTTGACCTACATGATTATATTAAA
The DNA window shown above is from uncultured Sunxiuqinia sp. and carries:
- a CDS encoding SIR2 family protein is translated as MIENITLEYDAFLRSVKRNKDISHSILIGAGASISSGIQSASDCIWEWKKDIYLSKNPNASEYYKNTKNESVRSSIQTWIDNEGIYPEQNSEEEYSFFAEKAYPIADDRRKYFQSLIEGIEPYVGYKLLCLLIEKEIIKSIWSTNFDGLVVKSAHQANITPIEITLDSVDRIYRNQSRKEVLSISLHGDYKYSTLKNTTDELDTQNDVFVEVISRYHNDKNLIVIGYSGRDKSLMKALTQAYSQKGSGRLYWCGYGHQITDEIKLLIETARENGREAFFIPTDGFDKTLLHLSKACFENEKSSLDKIAEILSSSQIEELETTNFSHNITRTDKYIKSNLHPVVFPKEVFQFEYDYKDEKPWSTLKELTKDKDICAVPYKRKVFALGTLSSINNVFGNGLKGQILRVPISKKDVENVTSFKSRMLQAIVKTFSNNDIIESNGKDKIWLARSNNTVIQNEQSVQVHKSIYLSLFFDYRNKYAFLTFKPTVHLTSEQEISKEIKQNLSKVSLEKLFNKQYDELLENWKQLLFKNSRLIFEYPSNTGTGFEFSISQNTAFAEIMVLDSNFRAYHPAKYNKKFTQHKGIQFLEPQLIFTNNNSNQPTKDFHPMRALTNHKPFDFPLNGTLYSNEISLGVICGKKYSNSFYGFLNSLNQKHISNVNTDYLMDYPGFAAAYNIPINIPLPEDSFKWIDINIDHNDGDIKDIAIKLARLITSKIDHLSNSQSQHTIVIFIPEEWQAYESYDLDGESFDLHDYIKAYSASKGISTQLIREDTLSDSLKCQIFWWLSLSFYVKSLRTPWILNNTEKDTAYAGIGYSLSRNENQTDIVIGCSHIYNSEGQGLKYKLSKVDNFYLDKQANPFLSYDDAFQFGVSIRELFYNSMDKLPKRVVIHKRTEFRTEEIKGITESLKMAGIKKIDLIEINYEPDARFLATKIYEDKIQIDGFPISRGTCIVTNNTTALLWTHGIVPSIKNPYHKYYLGGRSIPAPLKVTKHHGDSDINIIATEILGLTKMNWNSLDLYTKLPATIDSSNQIARIGKLLSRFEGKTYDYRLFI